A genomic region of Caulobacter sp. NIBR2454 contains the following coding sequences:
- a CDS encoding squalene/phytoene synthase family protein, producing the protein MTDQPPPLDDLDATIRRVDPDRWLSTRFIADEAARAAVIALYAYNYELARVAGGVRDALMGEIRLTWWREAMEELLEGRPPRRHPVVEAIAKARIPYGPLVDMAQARLADLDPPPENRDQGLAYIDATAGAVMMLAAIRLDPQADPHAVKGAARAFGISGLHRLGRLWPDADARAETAAALKDARRQLKGLPVAAFPAAAYAALAAGYVKGRAPTDFEKRARVTLAVMTGRV; encoded by the coding sequence ATGACCGACCAGCCGCCGCCCCTCGACGACCTCGACGCCACCATCCGCCGGGTGGACCCCGACCGCTGGCTGTCCACCCGCTTCATCGCCGACGAGGCGGCGCGGGCGGCTGTGATCGCGCTCTATGCCTACAACTACGAGCTGGCCCGTGTGGCCGGCGGCGTGCGCGACGCGCTGATGGGTGAAATCCGCCTGACCTGGTGGCGCGAGGCGATGGAGGAGCTGCTGGAGGGGCGCCCCCCGCGTCGCCATCCGGTGGTCGAGGCGATCGCCAAGGCTCGCATCCCCTATGGCCCGCTGGTGGACATGGCCCAGGCGCGCCTGGCCGATCTTGATCCCCCGCCGGAAAACCGCGACCAGGGCCTGGCCTATATCGACGCCACGGCCGGGGCGGTGATGATGCTGGCGGCGATCCGCCTGGACCCGCAGGCTGATCCGCACGCCGTGAAAGGCGCGGCGCGGGCGTTCGGGATTTCGGGGCTGCATCGTCTGGGACGGCTGTGGCCCGACGCGGACGCGCGGGCCGAGACGGCGGCGGCGCTGAAGGACGCGCGGCGGCAGTTGAAGGGCTTGCCCGTGGCGGCGTTTCCGGCGGCGGCCTATGCGGCGCTGGCGGCGGGCTATGTGAAGGGCCGCGCGCCGACGGACTTCGAGAAGCGCGCGCGGGTGACGCTGGCGGTGATGACCGGGCGGGTTTGA
- the trmFO gene encoding methylenetetrahydrofolate--tRNA-(uracil(54)-C(5))-methyltransferase (FADH(2)-oxidizing) TrmFO — protein sequence MTHKPIHVVGGGLAGSEAAWQIAQAGVRVILHEMRGALRADSDAVAQKITTDAHQTDGLAELVCSNSFRSDDWEFNAVGLLHAEMRRCDSIIMGCGDAHQVPAGGALAVDRDGFSDAVTKRLTDHPLITVVREEIAGLPPADWDNVVVATGPLTSPALAQAILDATGEGQLSFFDAIAPIVHLESIDMSKAWRQSRYDKEGPGGDAAAYINCPMDKAQYEAFIDALLTGPKSEFKDWENVPYFDGCLPIEVMAERGRETLRHGPMKPVGLTNAHNPTVKAYAIVQLRQDNALGTLWNMVGFQTKLKHGVQADVFRMIPGLENAQFARLGGLHRNTFINSPRLLDDQLRLKVAPRLRFAGQVTGVEGYVESAAVGLLAGRFAAAEALGKTLFAPPSTTALGALIAHITGGHLEGGSGSFQPMNINYGLLPPMEAPKVDGEGKKVPVKERGRAKKRLMSVRALQDLDGWLA from the coding sequence ATGACCCACAAGCCCATCCATGTCGTCGGCGGCGGCCTCGCCGGTTCCGAAGCCGCCTGGCAGATCGCCCAGGCCGGCGTTCGCGTGATCCTGCACGAGATGCGCGGCGCCCTGCGCGCAGACAGCGACGCGGTCGCGCAAAAGATAACCACCGACGCCCACCAGACCGACGGCCTGGCCGAACTGGTCTGCTCCAACTCCTTCCGTTCGGACGACTGGGAGTTCAACGCGGTGGGCCTGCTGCACGCCGAGATGCGCCGTTGCGACTCGATCATCATGGGCTGCGGCGACGCCCATCAGGTGCCCGCCGGCGGCGCCCTGGCCGTGGACCGCGACGGCTTCTCGGACGCGGTGACCAAACGCCTGACCGATCACCCCCTGATCACCGTCGTGCGCGAGGAGATCGCCGGCCTGCCCCCCGCCGATTGGGACAATGTGGTGGTCGCCACCGGCCCCCTCACCTCCCCCGCGTTGGCACAGGCCATCCTGGATGCGACCGGCGAGGGCCAGTTGTCCTTCTTCGACGCCATCGCGCCGATCGTTCACCTGGAAAGCATCGACATGTCCAAGGCGTGGCGCCAGTCGCGCTACGACAAGGAAGGCCCCGGCGGCGACGCGGCGGCCTACATCAACTGCCCGATGGACAAGGCGCAGTACGAGGCCTTCATCGACGCCCTGCTGACCGGGCCGAAGTCCGAGTTCAAGGACTGGGAGAACGTCCCCTATTTCGACGGCTGCCTGCCGATCGAGGTCATGGCCGAACGCGGCCGCGAGACCCTGCGCCACGGCCCCATGAAGCCGGTCGGCCTGACCAACGCTCACAACCCCACGGTCAAGGCCTACGCCATCGTCCAACTGCGCCAGGACAACGCCCTTGGCACCCTGTGGAACATGGTCGGCTTCCAGACCAAGCTGAAGCACGGCGTCCAGGCCGACGTTTTCCGCATGATCCCGGGACTGGAGAACGCCCAGTTCGCGCGCCTGGGCGGCCTGCATCGCAACACCTTCATCAACAGCCCCCGCCTGCTGGACGACCAGCTTCGCCTGAAGGTCGCGCCGCGCCTGCGCTTCGCCGGCCAGGTCACCGGGGTCGAGGGCTATGTGGAAAGCGCTGCCGTCGGCCTGCTGGCCGGCCGTTTCGCCGCCGCCGAGGCGCTGGGCAAGACGCTGTTCGCACCGCCCTCGACCACCGCCCTCGGCGCCCTGATCGCCCACATCACCGGCGGTCACCTGGAGGGCGGCTCAGGCTCCTTCCAGCCGATGAACATCAACTACGGCCTGCTCCCGCCCATGGAGGCCCCCAAGGTCGACGGCGAAGGCAAGAAGGTCCCGGTCAAGGAACGCGGCCGCGCCAAGAAGCGCCTGATGAGCGTTCGGGCGTTGCAGGACCTGGACGGCTGGCTGGCCTAG